The following DNA comes from Janthinobacterium sp. TB1-E2.
GTCGAGAAACTGGATCAACACTTCCTGGCCAATGCGCGGCAACGCGATCTGGCCGAACGCCTGGCCCGCCCATGGCGTCATGACCCTGATCCATGGCGAACTGCCCGCGTCGAACTTGCCCAGCCGGTCCCAGTGAAATTGCACCTTCACCCGGCCCAGACCGTCGGTATGGATGGTTTCGCCTGCCGGCCCGGTGACAATCGCCGTCTGCACGCCGGGCAACGCACAAGGCGTGCTGTTGAACTGTCGCCCCGGATACCAGCGGACGCTCTTGCGGATGCAGCTAAAACGGTTTTCATAATGCGACTTCGCGCCCGTGCCTGCCTGGTAATTGTTGCTGGCGATATGATCGACCGACAAGATCAGGTATTCGCGCGAGCCGATGTCCGGGCGCGCCGGTTCACCTCTGGCCGGCATGGATTGCTTGCCGCTGAAGTGTCCGCCCAGCGTGAAACTGCGCCCGGCCTGGGCGCAGCGGTGATTGCCGCCAGCGTCGAAGTATTGCACCCGGCAGTTATTCTCCTCCAGGCGGCGTTGCGCCAGCGCTTCGCCGTCGCCCATGTCGGTATAGCCATAGCCGGTATCCTGATACAGTTCATGGGCAAACACGTCGCCCTGCTGGTGCAGCGCATGGCCGCTGGCGCGGTTGGCATACGGCTGCTTGTAATTGAAGCTGGCCAGCGTGAGCGAGCCTGAAGCGATCTTCCGTATTGCCTGCCAATCGCGTATGCCGTCGCGCTCCAGCGAGCCCGCGTCGCCGCGAAACATCATTTCGTCGGCTTCGCTGGCATGGCCATCGCCTGGGTCGATGCTGTCGCTCAGCCAGGTATTGTCGCCCAAACAGAGCGTATGACCGTCGGCGCGATGTTCATACCAATAGTGGATACCCTGGTCTTCCCAGCGCCGGTGCAGATGGTTGTAATCGGTTTCATTATGCTGGTTGGCGCAGCTTAATATCGCTTTTTCCTCATGCAGCCGGTTTTGCCAGTCGCGCTGCAAATAGTGATCGAAGGTCGTTTCGCTGATATCGATGACCGTGCGTTCGTGGAACGAGACGTTGTCCATGCGCAGCCTGGAAAATGCCAGCCAGGGTTGCAGCACCATCTGGTAGAACGCGAAACCGCCATCGCTGCGCAACAAGCGAAATTCGCCGACATAACCATTGAAATAGCGCAAGCTGCCGTCATCACGCACCATCGAAATCGTGACCATCCGGCCCATCATCGCTGTCAAGGGGACGTGGAGATTGTCGGACAGCAGTTCGGCCTCGAAGCGGAAGTCGCGTGACATTTCCTCGTGTGCCCGCAAGCTGTTGACCAGCAGCGCGGTATCGGGCGGACCATCGTTGCGCGGAAAATCCATGCGCAGCAAGCGGCTGTCCTGGACTCCCCAGCTCGCTCCGAAAAGGCGCGCCAGATCAGCTGCCAGCTCGCCATCATCCATTTTTCCTCCTTCGGATAGTTCCCCTAACCCATGCTAACCATGGTGAACGCTGGCATATTGATGGAACTCAAACTAGTTGCCCATACGCAAAAAAGCCGCATCAGCCCTGCGGCGGATGCGGCTTTTATTTCAACCAAGAAATATTATTTCTTGGCAGCTTTCGGATACTTGATGCTCATTTCCTGCAGCAAGTTATCCGCGTGGTCCACTTCCTTCATCACCCACAGCATGTAGCGGATGTCGAGGTGGATGGCGCGCGTGATGGCCGTGTCGAAGTACCAGTCCTTGGTAATCGATTCATACGTCGAGTCGAAGTTCAGTCCGATCAGTTCGCCGCGCTTGTTCATCACGGCCGAGCCGGAGTTGCCGCCCGTGGTGTCGGCGCTGGTGAGGAAGTTGACGGGAACCGTGCCCAGTACCGGGTCGCGGAACTGCCCGTAGCGCTTTTGCTTGACGGCGTCGATCAGTCCTTGCGGCGCTTCGAACGGGGCCTTGCCAGTGACTTTCTCGACGATGCCTTCCACGGTCGTGAACGGTCCCTTGGTCAAGCCGTCGCGCGGCGAGTATGGTGAGACGGTGCCGTACGTCACGCGCAAGGTCGAGTTGGCGTCAGGATAGACAGGTTTGCCTTGCGACTTCTTCCACGCGATCACGGCTTGCATGTATTGCGGAATCACGCGTTCGAGGTTGCCGTCGATTTCCTTGCGGCGCTCTTCCAGCGCCACGTCCACCGGATGCAGCTTGACGGCCAGTTGCATGAAGGCGTCGTCGGACTGGGCAACGGCGGCCTGGTCCTTTTCCAGCCAGGCCAGGCGCTTGGCTGTGTCGGCCAGTTGCGTCTGCTGGTACAGGGCGGCCACGGCGCCTGGGGCCGGCAGCAGCGCGTCCAGGCCTTGCGGATGGCTCTTCGCCGCCAGTTGCGCGTAACGCTTCAGGCCAGCTTCAAAACGTGCCTGGTCGACCTTGTTGACGTACGACTGCTCCAGGCGGGCCAGACGGGCCTTGATGAAGGCCAGGTCGCGCTGCTGGAAGCCCGATTCGCGCTCGGCGTCCGCTTTCTGGCGCTCCAGCGACAAGCGGTAGAGGGTGCGCGCGCTTTTCAGCAAGTCGCTGCTAGTGGCCACGCTCCAGGCGAACTCTTCTTCGCTCAAGGCCATGTCGCTGGCGATCGCCGCGTCCAGTTCGGCCAGCAGGGTCGGCGACACGTTCGGCTGTTTCGCGTACCAGGCGCGGAACTCGGCATCCTGCACGTCCTTGATGGCGGCGATATCCTTGCGCGCAAAACCGTCGAGCAAGCCCTGGGTTTTCTTGAGCACGTTGTTGATGCTTTTCACCACGCTCGCATAGCGCACGGCAGCGGCCGCGTCGCCATTCGTCGCATCGGCCATCACGGCCAGGTCGGCCTGCAGTTCCGATACTTTCAGCGGGAAAGCCGTATCGCGCGCAAAACGGATTTCCGCCGGCAGCTTGTAGCGGCTGGTGCGGCCGGGGTAGCCCGCCAGCAAGATGCCGTCACCGGCTTTCAAGCCTTCGGCCGAGACCACCAGGAAATCCTTCGATTTGTACGGCACGTTGTCGGGCGACGGATCGGCCGGGCGGCCATCCTTGCCCACGTAGGCGCGCAGAAACGAGTAATCGCCCGTGTGGCGCGGCCATTCGTAGTTGTCGATGTCGCCGCCGAAGTTGCCGATCTTGTCCGATGGCGCGTACACCAGGCGCACGTCGCGTATCATCATCTGGCGGATGCGATAGTACTCGAGGCCGCGATGGAAGGCGGGTACGGAGCAGCGGTACATCTTGTCCGTTTCGCATTCGGCGATCAAGTCCTTGACGCGCTTTTCCACGGCTTCGTGGCGCGCGCGGCCGCTCATGTCGGCCGTCAAGCCTTTCAGCACGCGGTCGCTGACGTTCTCCACCTTGTCCGTCACATACACGAGGCTGTTCGGACCGCCCGGCAGCTCTGCGGCGCGCGTCTTGGCCAGGAAGCCGTTGGTGATGTAATTGTGTTCCGGCGTGGAATTGCGCTGCACGGCGCCATACGCGCAGTGGTGGTTCGTCACCACCAGGCCGGCGTCGGAGACGAAAGCGGCCGAGCAGCCACCGAGCGACACGATGGCGCTCATCGGGTGCTTGCTCAGGTCAGCCAGTTTTTCTGCAGGAATTTCGATACCGACCCGTTTCAGTTCGGCTTTCAGCTGTGGCAGTTGGTGTGGTTGCCATTGCCCTTCGTCGGCGTGTGCGCCGGCGAACGCGCCCAACAAGGCGACTGGTAAAACGATTGTTTTGAACAAGATATGCCCCTCCATAAAAGCAGGCGAAAGTATAGCCTGTCCAGGCGAGCTGAGTCGGCAAAAATTAACCGATTACAATTTCTGTATCAGGCGGCCGGCCGTCCCACTCCCTGCAGGGGTATCTGCAAGGCCAGGCGGCATCCGGCGCCCGAGGCCGGCAAGCCCACCTCGAAGTGGCCGCCCAGCGCCGTCACCCGTTCGGCGATGCCGATCAGGCCAAAGCACTGTTTCTTGCGCTGCTGCTGCGGCGTGATGCCGATGCCGTTGTCGCTGATGGCCACGTACACGGCGCAGGCATCCGAACTGAGCTCGATCTCGACTTGGCTGGCCTGGGCATGGCGCATGACGTTGCTCAGCGCTTCCTGCACGATGCGGAAAAGCACGATCTCGGCCTGGCTGCCGATGGCGGCAAACAGGGCCTCGTCGCGGATCAGCAGGCGGCAAGCAACACCGCTGCGCTTGCGGAAGTCGCCCACTTGCCACTCGATGGCGGCCTGCAAGCCCAGGTCCAGCGCCATCGGACGCAGCTCGTTGATGATGCCGCGCACGCTCTTGATGGTGGTGTCGACATTGCTGAGCACGGCGCCGACCCGGCGGTGCAGCCGCGGATGGGAACCTTCGGTGCGCGCGCTGAGCATGGAAATATCGATGCGCAACGCCAACAGGTTTTGCCCCAGTTCATCGTGGATATCGCGCGAAATGCGCTTGCGCTCGTCTTCCTTGGCCGTTTCCAGGTGCAGCGCCAGCTGGCGCAGCTGCGCGTGCGACTGGCGCAGGGCGCCATCCATCAACTTGCGTTCGGTAATGTCCGTGTGCGCCACCACCACGCGCAGCGGCCCTTCGCCGAGGAAACGGCTGACCCTGGCCTGCGACCAGCGGGGGCCTGAGCGCGTGATAAATTCATATTCGAGCGCAAACGTGTCGGCACGGCCGGCAATGACGGAGCGGATGCCGGCGGCCAGCTCGCGTCCGGCGCTGCGCTGCCAGCGCGGGTCCGTCTCGCAAAACTCCAGGTAATGCAGCGGTTTTTGCATCTGCCCGACAAAATCCAGGCACGCCTGGTTGGCATGCGCGACGCTGCCCGCCTGGTCCAGCACCAGCACCCGGTCCGTCAGCGAATCGATGGTGGCATGAAAGAAACGCTCGGCATCGCGCAAGGCTTCCTGGGCCCGCTCACGCTGCTGCACTTCCAGCTGCAGATGCTGGTTGGCGTGCAGCAATTCGGCCGTGCGGTCGATGACCCGCTGGTCCAGCTCGCGGTGCAGTTCGCGCAAGTCCGCCTCGGCCAGCTTGCGCTCGGTGATATCGGAAAACACGCCGACAAAATGACTGATGGTGCCGTCCGCCATGCGCATGGGCGTGATCGACAGCGATTCCACGAAGCGCTCGCCATTCTTGCGCCGGTTCACCAGTTCGCCATACCAGCTGCCATCCCGGTGCAGGCTGCGCCACATGGCTTCATAGAAATGCGGCAAATGCGTGCCGCCGCCGAGGAAGGATGGATCGCGCCCGATGGCTTCCTCGGCCTGGTAGCCGGTGATGGTGGTGAAGGCGGGGTTGACGGAAATGATGCGGTTGTCGCTGTCTGTCACCAGCACGCCCTCGCGGATACTGTCGAGGATGACGAAGGCGCGCCGCAAGGCCGATTCGCGCGCGTGCTCGTCACCCAGGTCCGTCACCAGCATGCGCGCCGTGTCGCTGGCCGCGTCGAAATTGGCTTCGATGCGCACCATGCCGCCCGCCGATCCGCCGAACAGCTGCGCCTCGAGCACTTGCCGCGCACCGCTCGTAAAGACGGCGTCGAGGAAGCCGCGGAAGCTGCCTTGCGCCTGGGGCGCGACG
Coding sequences within:
- a CDS encoding type VI secretion system Vgr family protein; amino-acid sequence: MDDGELAADLARLFGASWGVQDSRLLRMDFPRNDGPPDTALLVNSLRAHEEMSRDFRFEAELLSDNLHVPLTAMMGRMVTISMVRDDGSLRYFNGYVGEFRLLRSDGGFAFYQMVLQPWLAFSRLRMDNVSFHERTVIDISETTFDHYLQRDWQNRLHEEKAILSCANQHNETDYNHLHRRWEDQGIHYWYEHRADGHTLCLGDNTWLSDSIDPGDGHASEADEMMFRGDAGSLERDGIRDWQAIRKIASGSLTLASFNYKQPYANRASGHALHQQGDVFAHELYQDTGYGYTDMGDGEALAQRRLEENNCRVQYFDAGGNHRCAQAGRSFTLGGHFSGKQSMPARGEPARPDIGSREYLILSVDHIASNNYQAGTGAKSHYENRFSCIRKSVRWYPGRQFNSTPCALPGVQTAIVTGPAGETIHTDGLGRVKVQFHWDRLGKFDAGSSPWIRVMTPWAGQAFGQIALPRIGQEVLIQFLDGNIDRPVIVGAVYNGNHAPPWNLPGQRMLGGWRSAELMPGGGYGVRGNQLVLDDTHQRIQVQLKSDHQHSQLSLGCISRIEDANGRKDARGEGWELASDAWGVARAGRGMLLTTEARPGAGSHIKSMDETLRRLAEAAERHKALAALAQHYGAQESAAQQGAAADVLKAQHAGIQGGGGNGENAFPELSKPHLVLASPAGIETTTAQSTHIASAEHTALTTGCDLSLAAGGGLFASIGAAFRLFVHKAGMKLIAAAGPVQIAAQTDAVDIVANKVLELISQTDWVDIRGRKGVRLHGANCMLEISDKVQFFTASPTLFHGNLETLAPKNRPQPELEPPIAPVAGQLQHTIQAHADGGQYAHVPYTLYKGDAEVERGLTDEFGRILIAHQDGTPRYRVVLGNGEEFSLQASARFAPNAAVDGEQKLSNRGLRAFDDTADGRWVQ
- a CDS encoding S46 family peptidase, with amino-acid sequence MFKTIVLPVALLGAFAGAHADEGQWQPHQLPQLKAELKRVGIEIPAEKLADLSKHPMSAIVSLGGCSAAFVSDAGLVVTNHHCAYGAVQRNSTPEHNYITNGFLAKTRAAELPGGPNSLVYVTDKVENVSDRVLKGLTADMSGRARHEAVEKRVKDLIAECETDKMYRCSVPAFHRGLEYYRIRQMMIRDVRLVYAPSDKIGNFGGDIDNYEWPRHTGDYSFLRAYVGKDGRPADPSPDNVPYKSKDFLVVSAEGLKAGDGILLAGYPGRTSRYKLPAEIRFARDTAFPLKVSELQADLAVMADATNGDAAAAVRYASVVKSINNVLKKTQGLLDGFARKDIAAIKDVQDAEFRAWYAKQPNVSPTLLAELDAAIASDMALSEEEFAWSVATSSDLLKSARTLYRLSLERQKADAERESGFQQRDLAFIKARLARLEQSYVNKVDQARFEAGLKRYAQLAAKSHPQGLDALLPAPGAVAALYQQTQLADTAKRLAWLEKDQAAVAQSDDAFMQLAVKLHPVDVALEERRKEIDGNLERVIPQYMQAVIAWKKSQGKPVYPDANSTLRVTYGTVSPYSPRDGLTKGPFTTVEGIVEKVTGKAPFEAPQGLIDAVKQKRYGQFRDPVLGTVPVNFLTSADTTGGNSGSAVMNKRGELIGLNFDSTYESITKDWYFDTAITRAIHLDIRYMLWVMKEVDHADNLLQEMSIKYPKAAKK
- a CDS encoding PAS domain S-box protein, with product MNEPFDEEGAPARLREQAEQLAAQQRQPVPQSNEDVIRQLHELQVSQIELEMQNAALAELEQLKNEYESSRDRYAQLYEQAPVSYFSLAREGVVTRVNVAACGLLQRDKNQLLGRRFEQFVAPQAQGSFRGFLDAVFTSGARQVLEAQLFGGSAGGMVRIEANFDAASDTARMLVTDLGDEHARESALRRAFVILDSIREGVLVTDSDNRIISVNPAFTTITGYQAEEAIGRDPSFLGGGTHLPHFYEAMWRSLHRDGSWYGELVNRRKNGERFVESLSITPMRMADGTISHFVGVFSDITERKLAEADLRELHRELDQRVIDRTAELLHANQHLQLEVQQRERAQEALRDAERFFHATIDSLTDRVLVLDQAGSVAHANQACLDFVGQMQKPLHYLEFCETDPRWQRSAGRELAAGIRSVIAGRADTFALEYEFITRSGPRWSQARVSRFLGEGPLRVVVAHTDITERKLMDGALRQSHAQLRQLALHLETAKEDERKRISRDIHDELGQNLLALRIDISMLSARTEGSHPRLHRRVGAVLSNVDTTIKSVRGIINELRPMALDLGLQAAIEWQVGDFRKRSGVACRLLIRDEALFAAIGSQAEIVLFRIVQEALSNVMRHAQASQVEIELSSDACAVYVAISDNGIGITPQQQRKKQCFGLIGIAERVTALGGHFEVGLPASGAGCRLALQIPLQGVGRPAA